One window of the Camelina sativa cultivar DH55 chromosome 1, Cs, whole genome shotgun sequence genome contains the following:
- the LOC104765111 gene encoding high mobility group B protein 10, translating to MSTDISPPYSQTHVEPVNGYPSDNKRCDDSSAPAKYDDLVRNSALFWEKLRALLGLTTKTLKVPTVGGNTLDLHRLFIEVTSRGGIERVIKDRKWKEVIGAFSFPTTITSASFVLRKYYLKFLFQLEHVYYLENPVSSIQSTDEAMKNLASDSPNPEEGIDEPQVRYEVHGCIDGKFDNGYLVTMKIGTQELKGVLYHMSQTPRQPQQTMEAPSATVPSSQRRHRKKAKLAVVDSQKPKCHRSGYNFFFAEQYARLKPEYQGQERTITKKIGHMWSNLTESEKQVYQDKGVKDVERYRSEMLEYKSAHDSGAAAASTGAQ from the exons ATGTCGACTGATATTTCACCACCCTACTCTCAAACTCACGTGGAGCCCGTTAATGGTTATCCTTCTGATAACAAGAGATGCGACGATTCCTCTGCTCCTGCCAAATACGATGATCTTGTTCGTAACTCTGCTCTTTTCTGGGAAAAGCTCCGAGCTTTGCTCGGTTTAACCACCAAGACTTTGAA GGTTCCTACTGTGGGAGGAAACACTCTTGATCTCCATCGGCTTTTCATCGAGGTGACATCTCGAGGTGGCATTGAAAGG GTGATTAAGGATAGGAAATGGAAAGAAGTGATTGGTGCATTCAGTTTTCCAACGACGATAACAAGTGCATCGTTTGTCTTGAGGAAGTATTATCTCAAGTTTCTCTTTCAGCTGGAACATGTGTATTACCTTGAAAACCCAGTCTCTTCAATCCAGTCAACAG atgaagcaatgaagaacCTTGCCAGTGACTCTCCAAACCCTGAGGAAG GTATTGATGAACCACAAGTTAGGTATGAGGTTCATGGATGCATTGACGGGAAGTTTGATAACGGCTATCTGGTGACGATGAAAATTGGTACCCAAGAGCTGAAAGGTGTGCTTTACCACATGTCTCAAACGCCAAGGCAGCCCCAACAAACCATGGAAGCACCTTCAGCCACTGTACCATCATCACAACGCCGGCACAGGAAGAAAGCAAAGTTGGCTGTAGTCGACTCTCAGAAGCCCAAGTGCCACAGGAGTGGCTACAACTTCTTCTTTGCTGAGCAGTACGCTAGGCTGAAACCTGAGTACCAAGGACAAGAACGAACCATCACCAAGAAAATAGGACACATGTGGAGCAATCTCACTGAATCTGAGAAACAG GTTTATCAAGACAAAGGAGTGAAGGATGTGGAGAGATACAGAAGCGAGATGTTGGAATACAAATCTGCACATGACTCAGGAGCTGCTGCTGCCTCTACAGGGGCTCAGTAG
- the LOC104777768 gene encoding WPP domain-interacting protein 3 isoform X1 has protein sequence MNDSVPESVEEDNGNSVLADHTANGSVGSPPQRSNSVDSSIRVESPGGSATRKGFGLKKWRRIKRDGPVKDDDAAPVDDGSSSKLLKRNLTGFVNPPSKHVDLSSVEARQSSEGSVGSVNMVHHHPGVVNGFSPPDPGCIFTVGQASEKSEEHSGNAIGGKVVSGSQGKIWSGDTVKKASEERVDIEKEKPCSSMDSDLRSSDFVFSSGAVSVANYGEKDERFHIGGFSKEGQVREEVETYSRRENGYKEEDGDESKENNNHWTDKDPFADSIKSFAVLQEALWKEVQTFQELGKEPIPLQSNIDELSSSDQPRNENCREDNSISSGPKALILKEKVKHLEHKLEEARSALEEKEGRIQELENSKMESELEDILQRKIEAEIEHLMLTRSLSSLQLPQEPKKLHSLTEDPPESNREVILGKTCKLGIYILTQLILLVSMLWFLVLQFSPASQLVIPT, from the exons atgaatgactCAGTCCCTGAATCTGTAGAGGAAGACAATGGTAACTCAGTACTTGCTGATCATACTGCAAATGGAAGTGTTGGATCACCACCTCAACGATCGAACAGCGTTGATAGTTCTATCAGGGTTGAGTCTCCGGGTGGATCGGCGACGAGGAAAGGTTTCGGTTTGAAGAAATGGAGAAGGATCAAAAGAGATGGTCCTGTAAAGGACGATGACGCTGCTCCTGTTGATGATGGTAGTAGTAGTAAGTTGCTGAAGCGTAATTTGACTGGTTTTGTGAATCCTCCTTCTAAACATGTGGACTTGTCTTCAGTTGAAGCAAGGCAGAGTAGTGAAGGCTCTGTTGGTTCTGTTAATATGGTGCATCATCATCCAGGTGTAGTCAACGGGTTTAGTCCTCCTGATCCAGGTTGTATCTTTACTGTTGGCCAAGCGTCTGAGAAAAGCGAAGAGCATAGCGGTAATGCAATAGGAGGGAAGGTTGTTTCAGGTAGCCAAGGGAAAATATGGAGTGGTGATACCGTGAAGAAGGCTAGTGAAGAGCGGGTAGATATTGAGAAGGAGAAGCCTTGTTCCAGCATGGATTCTGACTTGAGAAGTAGTGATTTTGTGTTTTCGAGTGGTGCGGTTTCTGTTGCTAACTATGGAGAGAAAGATGAGAGATTTCATATTGGCGGATTTAGCAAAGAAGGTCAAGTTAGGGAGGAAGTTGAAACGTATAGCCGAAGAGAGAATgggtataaagaagaagatggagatgagAGTAAGGAAAACAACAATCATTGGACAGACAAGGATCCGTTTGCAGATTCTATCAAAAGTTTTGCAGTTCTGCAGGAAGCTCTTTGGAAAG AGGTTCAAACTTTTCAGGAGCTGGGTAAGGAACCTATACCATTACAGTCGAACATAGATGAACTGAGCTCATCAGACCAGCCAAGAAATGAAAATTGTAGAGAAGATAACTCAATATCCTCAGGACCAAAGGCATTGATCTTGAAGGAGAAGGTAAAACATCTGGAACACAAACTCGAGGAAGCAAGAAGTGCTCTCGAGGAAAAAGAAGGCAGGATCCAAGAACTCGAAAACTCGAAGATGGAATCTGAACTCGAAGACATTCTCCAGAGAAAGATCGAAGCCGAAATCGAGCATTTGATGCTCACAAGATCTCTGAGCTCACTACAATTACCACAAGAACCTAAGAAGTTACATTCTTTGACAGAAGATCCTCCTGAATCAAACCGTGAAGTCATCTTAGGTAAAACATGTAAGCTCGGTATCTATATTTTGACACAATTGATCTTGCTTGTCTCCATGCTTTGGTTTCTCGTCCTTCAATTCTCTCCTGCTTCACAGTTAGTTATACCAACTTGa
- the LOC104777768 gene encoding WPP domain-interacting protein 3 isoform X2, producing the protein MDLGMNDSVPESVEEDNGNSVLADHTANGSVGSPPQRSNSVDSSIRVESPGGSATRKGFGLKKWRRIKRDGPVKDDDAAPVDDGSSSKLLKRNLTGFVNPPSKHVDLSSVEARQSSEGSVGSVNMVHHHPGVVNGFSPPDPGCIFTVGQASEKSEEHSGNAIGGKVVSGSQGKIWSGDTVKKASEERVDIEKEKPCSSMDSDLRSSDFVFSSGAVSVANYGEKDERFHIGGFSKEGQVREEVETYSRRENGYKEEDGDESKENNNHWTDKDPFADSIKSFAVLQEALWKEVQTFQELGKEPIPLQSNIDELSSSDQPRNENCREDNSISSGPKALILKEKVKHLEHKLEEARSALEEKEGRIQELENSKMESELEDILQRKIEAEIEHLMLTRSLSSLQLPQEPKKLHSLTEDPPESNREVILGKTCKLGIYILTQLILLVSMLWFLVLQFSPASQLVIPT; encoded by the exons AtggatttaggaatgaatgactCAGTCCCTGAATCTGTAGAGGAAGACAATGGTAACTCAGTACTTGCTGATCATACTGCAAATGGAAGTGTTGGATCACCACCTCAACGATCGAACAGCGTTGATAGTTCTATCAGGGTTGAGTCTCCGGGTGGATCGGCGACGAGGAAAGGTTTCGGTTTGAAGAAATGGAGAAGGATCAAAAGAGATGGTCCTGTAAAGGACGATGACGCTGCTCCTGTTGATGATGGTAGTAGTAGTAAGTTGCTGAAGCGTAATTTGACTGGTTTTGTGAATCCTCCTTCTAAACATGTGGACTTGTCTTCAGTTGAAGCAAGGCAGAGTAGTGAAGGCTCTGTTGGTTCTGTTAATATGGTGCATCATCATCCAGGTGTAGTCAACGGGTTTAGTCCTCCTGATCCAGGTTGTATCTTTACTGTTGGCCAAGCGTCTGAGAAAAGCGAAGAGCATAGCGGTAATGCAATAGGAGGGAAGGTTGTTTCAGGTAGCCAAGGGAAAATATGGAGTGGTGATACCGTGAAGAAGGCTAGTGAAGAGCGGGTAGATATTGAGAAGGAGAAGCCTTGTTCCAGCATGGATTCTGACTTGAGAAGTAGTGATTTTGTGTTTTCGAGTGGTGCGGTTTCTGTTGCTAACTATGGAGAGAAAGATGAGAGATTTCATATTGGCGGATTTAGCAAAGAAGGTCAAGTTAGGGAGGAAGTTGAAACGTATAGCCGAAGAGAGAATgggtataaagaagaagatggagatgagAGTAAGGAAAACAACAATCATTGGACAGACAAGGATCCGTTTGCAGATTCTATCAAAAGTTTTGCAGTTCTGCAGGAAGCTCTTTGGAAAG AGGTTCAAACTTTTCAGGAGCTGGGTAAGGAACCTATACCATTACAGTCGAACATAGATGAACTGAGCTCATCAGACCAGCCAAGAAATGAAAATTGTAGAGAAGATAACTCAATATCCTCAGGACCAAAGGCATTGATCTTGAAGGAGAAGGTAAAACATCTGGAACACAAACTCGAGGAAGCAAGAAGTGCTCTCGAGGAAAAAGAAGGCAGGATCCAAGAACTCGAAAACTCGAAGATGGAATCTGAACTCGAAGACATTCTCCAGAGAAAGATCGAAGCCGAAATCGAGCATTTGATGCTCACAAGATCTCTGAGCTCACTACAATTACCACAAGAACCTAAGAAGTTACATTCTTTGACAGAAGATCCTCCTGAATCAAACCGTGAAGTCATCTTAGGTAAAACATGTAAGCTCGGTATCTATATTTTGACACAATTGATCTTGCTTGTCTCCATGCTTTGGTTTCTCGTCCTTCAATTCTCTCCTGCTTCACAGTTAGTTATACCAACTTGa
- the LOC104777776 gene encoding WAS/WASL-interacting protein family member 2-like — protein sequence MARLARETFFIFLICFMCLESYAHVRELTSPPEVLMDTIYGSYKSGPSDRGKGHDVPPPPKVPMDTIYRSYKSGPSDRGRGHDVPPPPKVLMDTIYGSYKSGPSDRGKGHDVPPPPKVSMDTIYGSYKSGPSDRGRGHDVPPPPNVLMDTIYRSYKSGPDVRGRGRDVPSPPKIPIDTIYRSYKSGPDDGGRGHDVPPPPKTSMNII from the coding sequence ATGGCTCGATTGGCACGGGaaacatttttcatatttcTCATTTGTTTTATGTGTCTTGAATCTTATGCCCATGTAAGAGAACTGACTTCACCACCAGAAGTACTGATGGATACAATTTATGGAAGCTATAAAAGTGGACCTAGTGATCGAGGAAAAGGTCACGAtgtaccaccaccaccaaaagtACCGATGGATACAATCTATAGAAGCTATAAAAGTGGACCTAGCGACCGAGGAAGAGGTCACGATGTACCGCCACCACCAAAAGTATTGATGGATACTATCTATGGAAGTTACAAAAGTGGACCTAGTGATCGAGGAAAAGGTCATGAtgtaccaccaccaccaaaagtATCGATGGATACAATCTATGGAAGCTATAAAAGTGGACCTAGCGACCGAGGAAGAGGTCACGATGTACCGCCACCACCAAATGTATTGATGGATACAATCTATAGAAGTTACAAAAGTGGACCTGATGTTCGAGGAAGAGGTCGCGATGTACCGTCACCACCAAAAATACCGATCGATACAATATATAGAAGCTATAAAAGTGGACCTGATGATGGAGGAAGAGGTCATGATGTACCACCACCACCGAAAACATCTATGAATATAatctaa